In a single window of the Streptomyces sp. NBC_00285 genome:
- a CDS encoding DUF4760 domain-containing protein — translation MTSYEQWSLIASFGSLIVSVVAFAALAWQLLMLSRSTSQDHDRRRKQATMEYLTANMERRKALFDEGIPHERDHEAIAALVSLSLSDDERATKLITAYLTAFNFLSVGAQTDAFDREVIDEAWGGIVISVWNNYRPWIEEQRRRHGEPRVWENLEWLAGKMTPRRTVVPAGGTGNLPPQGQPVP, via the coding sequence GTGACGTCGTATGAGCAGTGGTCCTTGATCGCTTCGTTCGGTTCACTGATCGTCAGTGTCGTCGCCTTCGCCGCACTGGCCTGGCAGCTCCTCATGCTGTCGCGCAGCACGAGTCAGGACCACGACAGGCGCCGCAAGCAGGCGACCATGGAGTACCTGACGGCCAACATGGAGCGGCGGAAGGCGCTGTTCGACGAGGGGATACCGCACGAGCGGGATCACGAGGCCATCGCGGCCCTGGTCAGCCTGTCGCTGTCCGACGACGAACGGGCGACGAAACTCATCACGGCGTACCTCACGGCGTTCAACTTCCTTTCTGTCGGCGCGCAGACGGACGCCTTCGACCGAGAGGTCATCGACGAGGCGTGGGGCGGCATCGTCATCTCCGTCTGGAACAACTACCGGCCCTGGATCGAGGAACAGCGGCGTCGGCACGGTGAGCCCCGGGTGTGGGAGAACCTGGAGTGGCTGGCCGGGAAGATGACGCCGCGCCGAACCGTCGTCCCTGCTGGGGGCACGGGAAATCTGCCCCCGCAGGGACAACCTGTGCCGTAG
- a CDS encoding YbjN domain-containing protein yields the protein MADARKVIEGVLEDAELEWESPAPGNYVVQLPGTRKLKTTVSLLVGRHSLSLNAFVIRHPDENEPGVHRWLLERNLKLYGVSYAVDQLGDIYLTGKLPLAVITADEVDRLLGQVLEAADGSFNTLLELGFATAIRKEYAWRVDRGESTRNLDAFAHLTQRSEH from the coding sequence ATGGCTGATGCACGAAAGGTCATCGAGGGAGTTCTGGAGGATGCCGAGCTGGAGTGGGAGAGCCCCGCGCCCGGCAACTACGTCGTCCAGCTCCCCGGCACCCGCAAGCTGAAGACGACGGTGTCCCTCCTCGTCGGCCGCCACTCCCTGTCGCTGAACGCCTTCGTCATCCGCCACCCCGACGAGAACGAACCCGGGGTCCACCGCTGGCTCCTGGAGCGCAACCTCAAGCTGTACGGCGTGAGTTACGCCGTCGACCAGCTCGGCGACATCTACCTCACCGGCAAGCTCCCCCTCGCCGTGATCACCGCCGACGAGGTCGACCGCCTCCTGGGTCAGGTCCTGGAGGCGGCCGACGGCAGCTTCAACACCCTGCTGGAGCTGGGTTTCGCCACCGCGATCCGCAAGGAGTACGCGTGGCGGGTGGACCGGGGCGAGTCGACACGCAACCTGGACGCGTTCGCGCATCTGACACAGCGATCGGAGCACTGA
- a CDS encoding phosphoglyceromutase translates to MADAPYKLILLRHGESEWNAKNLFTGWVDVNLNEKGEKEAVRGGELLKDADLLPDVVHTSLQRRAIRTAQLALESADRHWIPVHRSWRLNERHYGALQGKDKAQTLAEFGEEQFMLWRRSYDTPPPPLSDDSEFSQASDPRYSSIPPELRPRTECLKDVVVRMLPYWYDGIVPDLLTGRTVLVAAHGNSLRALVKHLDGVSDTDIAGLNIPTGIPLSYELDADFKPLNPGGTYLDPDAAAAAIEAVKNQGKKK, encoded by the coding sequence ATGGCCGACGCACCGTACAAGCTGATCCTCCTCCGCCACGGCGAGAGCGAATGGAACGCGAAGAACCTGTTCACCGGCTGGGTGGACGTCAATCTCAACGAGAAGGGCGAGAAGGAGGCAGTCCGCGGCGGCGAGCTCCTGAAGGACGCCGACCTCCTGCCCGACGTGGTCCACACGTCCCTCCAGCGGCGTGCGATCCGCACGGCCCAGCTGGCCCTCGAATCCGCCGACCGCCACTGGATCCCGGTCCACCGCTCCTGGCGTCTGAACGAGCGCCACTACGGCGCCCTCCAGGGCAAGGACAAGGCCCAGACCCTCGCGGAGTTCGGCGAGGAGCAGTTCATGCTGTGGCGCCGCTCCTACGACACCCCGCCGCCCCCGCTGTCCGACGACTCGGAGTTCTCCCAGGCGTCCGACCCGCGCTACTCCTCCATCCCCCCGGAGCTGCGCCCCCGCACGGAGTGCCTGAAGGACGTCGTCGTCCGCATGCTCCCCTACTGGTACGACGGCATCGTCCCCGACCTCCTCACGGGCCGCACGGTCCTGGTCGCGGCCCACGGCAACAGCCTCCGAGCCCTCGTCAAGCACCTCGACGGCGTCTCGGACACCGACATCGCGGGCCTGAACATCCCGACGGGCATCCCGCTGTCCTACGAACTCGACGCCGACTTCAAGCCGTTGAACCCGGGCGGCACCTACCTCGACCCCGACGCCGCAGCGGCAGCGATCGAGGCGGTCAAGAACCAGGGCAAGAAGAAGTAG
- a CDS encoding MDR family MFS transporter, which yields MPLATLGRAARETVSGLPRAFWWLWTSTLVNRLGAFVATFMALYLTLDRGYSAFYAGVVASLYGLGGVVSSIGAGVMTDRLGRRPTLLVAQSATAVFVALLGFMHHPAAIAVVAFLVGMASNASRPAVQAMMADIVRPEDRVRAFSLNYWAINLGFAVSSTAAGFIAEYSYLAGFLIEAAMTAVCAVVVFLRLPESRPVVRHSTEPVDDVGLRTVLRDGRFMSVVGLSFLVALIFQQGALGLPVAMGEAGFTPADYGLAIALNGVLIVVLQIPVTRFIQDRDPRRLLVASSLLAGYGLGLTAFAGSVGLFALTVCVWTMGEMINAPTQTGLVVRLSPAHGRGRYQGMYTLSWSVAALVAPLMSGFVIDRFGAEWLWGSCALVGTVAAVGYAVLMRRLPKEGAAAGTVVREEPAAAGVTDASVHP from the coding sequence ATGCCGCTCGCCACCCTGGGACGCGCCGCCCGCGAGACCGTCTCGGGGCTGCCCCGCGCGTTCTGGTGGCTGTGGACCAGCACGCTCGTCAACCGGCTGGGTGCCTTCGTCGCCACCTTCATGGCCCTGTACCTGACCCTCGACCGCGGCTACTCCGCCTTCTACGCCGGTGTCGTCGCCTCGCTGTACGGCCTGGGCGGAGTCGTCTCGTCGATCGGCGCCGGGGTCATGACCGACCGGCTCGGGCGACGGCCCACCCTGCTCGTCGCGCAGTCCGCGACCGCCGTCTTCGTCGCGCTCCTAGGGTTCATGCACCACCCGGCCGCGATCGCCGTCGTCGCGTTCCTGGTCGGCATGGCCTCCAACGCCTCCCGGCCGGCGGTGCAGGCGATGATGGCCGACATCGTGCGGCCCGAGGACCGTGTCCGGGCCTTCTCGCTCAACTACTGGGCCATCAACCTCGGCTTCGCCGTCTCCTCCACGGCCGCCGGGTTCATCGCCGAGTACAGCTATCTCGCGGGCTTCCTGATCGAGGCCGCGATGACCGCCGTCTGCGCGGTCGTCGTCTTCCTCAGGCTGCCCGAGTCGCGGCCCGTCGTGCGGCACTCCACGGAGCCGGTGGACGACGTCGGCCTGCGTACCGTCCTGCGCGACGGACGGTTCATGAGTGTCGTCGGGCTGTCCTTCCTCGTCGCCCTGATCTTCCAGCAGGGTGCCCTCGGGCTGCCCGTCGCGATGGGCGAGGCCGGGTTCACGCCCGCCGACTACGGCCTGGCCATCGCTCTCAACGGTGTGCTGATCGTCGTGCTGCAGATCCCGGTGACCCGCTTCATCCAGGACCGGGACCCCCGGCGGCTGCTCGTCGCCTCGTCCCTGCTCGCGGGATACGGCCTCGGGCTCACGGCCTTCGCCGGATCGGTCGGCCTCTTCGCCCTCACGGTGTGCGTGTGGACCATGGGCGAGATGATCAACGCGCCCACCCAGACCGGGCTCGTCGTCCGCCTCTCCCCCGCCCACGGGCGTGGCCGGTACCAGGGCATGTACACCCTGTCCTGGTCGGTCGCCGCCCTCGTCGCCCCCCTGATGTCCGGTTTCGTCATCGACCGGTTCGGGGCGGAGTGGCTGTGGGGGTCGTGCGCGCTCGTGGGGACGGTGGCGGCGGTGGGATACGCCGTCCTGATGCGCCGGCTGCCGAAGGAGGGGGCCGCCGCCGGGACCGTAGTACGCGAGGAACCGGCCGCCGCGGGTGTCACGGATGCATCCGTGCACCCTTGA
- a CDS encoding DUF2516 family protein produces MLMQGFAGFLGLLYLAMLVLAVAALVMAALFRGDAYRAADKQNKGFWLIILGIAVVVNFLVPVLFLQIAGLIATIVFFVDVRPALRQVSGGGKGWGRRGGGGGSSSDGPYGPYNGGR; encoded by the coding sequence GTGCTGATGCAGGGGTTCGCAGGGTTTCTGGGGCTTCTCTACCTCGCCATGCTGGTTCTCGCCGTGGCGGCGCTGGTCATGGCCGCGCTGTTCCGTGGCGACGCCTACCGGGCCGCCGACAAGCAGAACAAGGGTTTCTGGCTGATCATCCTCGGCATCGCGGTCGTGGTGAACTTCCTCGTCCCGGTGCTCTTCCTGCAAATCGCCGGCCTCATCGCCACGATCGTCTTCTTCGTGGACGTCCGTCCGGCTCTCAGGCAGGTGTCGGGAGGCGGCAAGGGCTGGGGCCGACGCGGTGGTGGCGGCGGAAGCAGCAGCGACGGCCCGTACGGCCCCTACAACGGCGGCCGCTGA
- a CDS encoding alpha/beta fold hydrolase, translating to MDILLIAGLWLDGSAWDDVVPELTALGHHPVPLTLPGQGDGDTSATLDDQLGAVLAAVDAAPGKPLVVGHSAAATLAWLAADARPEKVAKVALVGGFPSAHGQAYADYFAMEGGAMPFPGWDPFEGADAADLDQQARDRFASAAVPVPEGVAKGVVRLTDERRFDVPVVVVCPEFTPAQAKELVAAGDSPELARAARLEYVDLDSGHWPMATRPRELARVLAEAANS from the coding sequence GTGGACATCCTGCTCATCGCCGGCTTGTGGCTCGACGGATCCGCCTGGGACGACGTCGTGCCCGAACTCACCGCGCTCGGCCACCATCCCGTGCCGCTCACTCTCCCGGGCCAGGGCGACGGCGACACCTCCGCGACGCTGGACGACCAGCTGGGAGCAGTGCTGGCCGCGGTTGACGCGGCACCCGGAAAGCCGCTGGTGGTAGGGCACTCCGCAGCAGCGACCCTGGCCTGGCTGGCCGCCGACGCGCGACCGGAGAAGGTGGCCAAGGTCGCCCTTGTCGGCGGCTTTCCCTCCGCCCATGGGCAGGCCTACGCCGACTACTTCGCGATGGAGGGCGGCGCCATGCCCTTCCCGGGCTGGGATCCCTTCGAGGGCGCGGACGCCGCCGACCTGGACCAGCAGGCGCGCGACCGCTTCGCGTCCGCCGCGGTTCCTGTCCCCGAGGGGGTCGCCAAGGGTGTCGTACGACTGACCGACGAGCGCCGTTTCGACGTCCCCGTCGTGGTTGTCTGCCCCGAGTTCACCCCCGCTCAGGCCAAGGAGTTGGTCGCCGCCGGTGACAGTCCTGAGCTCGCCCGCGCCGCCCGCCTCGAGTACGTGGACCTCGACTCGGGCCACTGGCCGATGGCCACCCGCCCCCGCGAACTGGCCCGCGTCCTGGCGGAGGCCGCCAACTCCTAG
- a CDS encoding C40 family peptidase, with the protein MGTGKRGLIATAVTVIGAVVVLSAPGTAFAVPDPTSTPSPTASPTAAVTNKDIEAVRQQLDALYHDAAVATDAYNAAEEKAEQQSAQIVALAKKIVTGQEKLEKLKARAGAAAAAQYRTNGLPDEAQLMLSDDPQEFLDGTGRVLQGQRATKALIAELARTQQDLKQYADDASAQWTKLEAGRKAKAAAKKQVEQQIAAAEQLESRLETAEKERLAELEEQAAHTAQSAWLDSGILDEIDGRASEAGKIAVEYATTQIGKPYEWGAEGPGSYDCSGLTSQAWASAGRPIPRTSQEQWKQLRHVDVKDMRPGDLIIYFDDASHVAMYLGDGAIVHAPRPGRTVTIAGAGSMPILGVVRPDA; encoded by the coding sequence ATGGGCACGGGCAAGCGCGGTCTGATCGCTACGGCCGTGACCGTGATCGGCGCGGTCGTCGTGCTCTCGGCACCGGGCACCGCCTTCGCCGTCCCGGACCCGACGTCCACGCCGTCACCCACCGCCTCGCCGACGGCCGCCGTGACCAACAAGGACATCGAAGCCGTACGCCAACAGCTCGACGCGCTCTACCACGACGCGGCCGTCGCCACCGACGCCTACAACGCCGCCGAGGAGAAGGCCGAGCAGCAGTCGGCGCAGATCGTCGCGCTGGCCAAGAAGATCGTCACGGGCCAGGAGAAGCTGGAGAAGCTCAAGGCCCGCGCGGGTGCCGCGGCCGCCGCCCAGTACCGCACGAACGGCCTGCCGGACGAGGCCCAGCTGATGCTGAGCGACGATCCGCAGGAGTTCCTGGACGGCACCGGACGCGTCCTCCAGGGCCAGCGCGCCACCAAGGCCCTGATCGCGGAACTGGCCCGAACCCAGCAGGACTTGAAGCAGTACGCCGACGACGCCTCGGCCCAGTGGACGAAGCTGGAGGCGGGCCGCAAGGCGAAGGCGGCCGCCAAGAAGCAGGTCGAGCAGCAGATCGCGGCGGCCGAGCAGCTCGAGTCCCGGCTGGAGACAGCGGAGAAGGAGCGCCTCGCCGAACTGGAGGAACAGGCCGCCCACACGGCGCAGTCCGCCTGGCTGGACTCCGGCATCCTCGACGAGATCGACGGCAGGGCGAGCGAGGCCGGGAAGATCGCCGTCGAGTACGCGACGACACAGATCGGCAAACCGTACGAATGGGGCGCCGAGGGCCCGGGGTCGTACGACTGCTCCGGACTGACCTCACAGGCCTGGGCGAGCGCCGGGAGGCCCATTCCGCGCACCTCGCAGGAGCAGTGGAAGCAGCTCAGGCATGTCGACGTCAAGGACATGCGGCCCGGCGACCTGATCATCTACTTCGACGACGCCAGTCACGTGGCGATGTATCTCGGCGACGGCGCGATCGTGCACGCCCCGCGGCCGGGGCGGACGGTGACGATCGCCGGGGCCGGGTCGATGCCGATACTCGGGGTGGTGCGGCCGGACGCGTGA
- a CDS encoding helix-turn-helix transcriptional regulator — MAARSEVTAWRPAVPGVTEVFHARFTEYAYPMHVHEAWTLLIVDAGAVRYDLDRHEHGTPDDTVSLLPPHVPHNGSPASPDGFRKRVVYLDGTHLGDELIGPAVDGPDLRDPVLRRRVGQLHTALTRAGEEFEAESRLTLIGDRLRTLLGPRLTAESPRQDPALARRLRELLDERVVEGLSLERAAGDLQAHPAHLVRAFSTAYGIAPHQYLTSRRVDRARALLLADRGPAEVAALTGFHDQAHLTRHFKRLVGVPPGRYRTSARRSTEDIRPVIAGG; from the coding sequence ATGGCCGCCCGCAGTGAAGTCACCGCCTGGCGCCCCGCTGTCCCGGGCGTCACCGAGGTCTTCCACGCCCGCTTCACCGAGTACGCCTACCCGATGCATGTGCACGAGGCGTGGACGCTGCTGATCGTGGACGCCGGGGCCGTACGGTACGACCTCGACCGGCACGAGCACGGCACGCCGGACGACACCGTGTCCCTGCTGCCGCCGCACGTCCCGCACAACGGCTCCCCGGCGAGCCCGGACGGCTTCCGCAAGCGGGTCGTCTACCTCGACGGCACACATCTGGGCGACGAGCTCATCGGGCCCGCCGTCGACGGTCCCGATCTGCGGGATCCCGTACTGCGGCGGCGGGTGGGGCAGTTGCACACCGCGCTGACCCGCGCCGGTGAGGAGTTCGAGGCCGAGAGCAGGCTCACCCTCATCGGCGACCGGCTCCGGACCCTGCTGGGGCCGCGGCTGACCGCCGAGTCGCCGCGCCAGGACCCCGCCCTCGCCCGCCGGTTGCGCGAACTCCTCGACGAGCGGGTCGTGGAGGGCCTGTCGCTGGAGAGGGCCGCAGGAGACCTGCAGGCTCATCCGGCGCATCTCGTACGGGCGTTCAGCACCGCCTACGGCATCGCACCGCACCAGTATCTGACCTCGCGGCGGGTCGACCGGGCCCGGGCCCTGCTGCTCGCCGACCGCGGTCCCGCCGAGGTCGCCGCGCTCACCGGTTTCCACGACCAGGCCCATCTCACCCGGCACTTCAAGCGGTTGGTGGGGGTGCCGCCGGGGCGTTACCGGACGAGCGCGAGGAGATCGACGGAAGACATCCGTCCGGTGATCGCCGGCGGTTAG
- a CDS encoding PP2C family protein-serine/threonine phosphatase, with product MPVPIPRQRAIPAAESGQAQAAPQDGLSKEAAPHKEATVDNNAATQLTLLVIEDDPRGSTVAPELLDPTGRPMRVRTARNLTEAERLLTDDVHCILLDLALPVPGRAADDDELAVLRHVLEIAPRHAVLALTASGDSERGAEAVRVGAQDYLFRDELDGRLLSRAIRYAVERKRSDTAERRLAEGRLRAQENRRLERGLLPTPLLEGSSLRFAARYRPGRSRALLGGDFYDVVRTPDGTVHAMIGDVCGHGPDEAALGVELRIAWRALTLAGLCGDELLGTLQEVLEHERSDDEIFATLCTVDIAPDGRRAGLCLAGHPSPLVARPGRPARLLPYDNNGPALGLLPGARWPRMQVELGAEWSLMLYTDGLIEGHIGQGRERLGQDGMVSMIRRQLAEGLRGEELLRAAVNEVRSLNGGELADDVAVLLLDREG from the coding sequence ATGCCCGTACCCATACCGCGGCAGCGAGCGATCCCGGCCGCGGAGAGTGGTCAGGCGCAGGCCGCACCCCAGGACGGCCTCTCCAAGGAAGCCGCCCCGCACAAGGAAGCCACGGTCGACAACAACGCCGCCACCCAACTGACCCTGCTGGTGATCGAGGACGATCCCCGCGGCTCCACGGTCGCCCCCGAACTCCTGGACCCGACCGGCAGGCCCATGCGCGTCCGCACCGCCCGTAACCTCACCGAGGCGGAGCGGCTGCTCACGGACGACGTGCACTGCATCCTGCTCGACCTCGCGCTGCCCGTGCCCGGCCGCGCGGCCGACGACGACGAGCTCGCCGTACTGCGCCACGTCCTGGAGATCGCGCCCCGGCACGCCGTCCTCGCGCTCACCGCGTCCGGCGACTCCGAGCGCGGCGCGGAGGCGGTACGCGTGGGCGCCCAGGACTATCTCTTCCGGGACGAGCTGGACGGGCGCCTGCTGAGCCGGGCCATCCGGTACGCGGTGGAGCGGAAACGTTCCGACACGGCTGAGCGCAGGCTCGCCGAGGGGCGGCTGCGGGCCCAGGAGAACCGGCGCCTGGAGCGGGGACTGCTGCCCACACCGCTGCTGGAGGGGTCCTCGCTGCGGTTCGCCGCGCGTTACCGGCCGGGACGGTCACGGGCCCTGCTCGGCGGGGACTTCTACGACGTCGTACGGACTCCCGACGGGACCGTCCACGCGATGATCGGCGACGTCTGCGGGCACGGGCCCGACGAGGCGGCGCTGGGTGTGGAGCTGCGGATCGCCTGGCGTGCGCTCACGCTGGCCGGGCTGTGCGGGGACGAGCTGCTCGGCACGCTCCAGGAGGTGCTGGAGCACGAGCGCTCCGACGACGAGATCTTCGCGACCCTGTGCACGGTCGACATAGCACCGGACGGGCGACGGGCGGGGCTGTGTCTCGCCGGCCACCCCTCGCCGCTGGTGGCACGGCCGGGCAGGCCCGCACGCTTGCTGCCGTACGACAACAACGGCCCCGCACTGGGACTACTGCCGGGGGCCCGGTGGCCCCGGATGCAGGTGGAGCTGGGGGCCGAGTGGAGTCTGATGCTCTACACCGACGGCCTGATCGAGGGACATATCGGTCAGGGGCGGGAGCGGCTCGGACAGGACGGGATGGTTTCCATGATCCGTCGCCAGCTGGCCGAGGGGCTGCGCGGAGAGGAACTGCTGCGGGCCGCGGTGAACGAGGTGCGGTCGCTCAACGGCGGCGAGTTGGCGGACGACGTGGCGGTGCTGCTGCTCGACCGGGAGGGCTGA
- a CDS encoding GNAT family N-acetyltransferase — protein MRIVPAQPSDLPQLLAFRTEAAGWLSRLGTDQWQFPYPAAKLLETVEDGTVFIVLDGSATAATITVTSEVQAGLWTEQELSEPSMFINKLSVARTHAGQNIGGRLLDWAGDRACRAGATWLRLDAWTTNEGLQAYYLRQGFRHVRTVLDGEAINGGPRVSGWLAQRPTHPADHGFADETPEPGRPGGG, from the coding sequence GTGAGAATCGTCCCCGCCCAACCGAGCGACCTGCCCCAGCTGCTGGCCTTCCGGACGGAGGCCGCGGGCTGGCTCTCCCGCCTCGGAACGGACCAGTGGCAGTTTCCCTACCCGGCGGCCAAGCTGCTGGAGACCGTCGAGGACGGCACCGTCTTCATCGTCCTGGACGGTTCGGCGACGGCGGCCACCATCACCGTGACCTCCGAGGTGCAAGCGGGCCTCTGGACGGAGCAGGAACTCTCAGAGCCCTCCATGTTCATCAACAAGCTCTCCGTGGCACGGACGCACGCGGGGCAGAACATCGGCGGGCGACTGTTGGACTGGGCCGGCGACCGCGCCTGCCGGGCCGGGGCGACATGGCTCCGCCTCGATGCGTGGACGACGAACGAGGGCCTGCAGGCGTACTACCTCCGCCAGGGCTTTCGGCATGTCCGCACGGTCCTGGACGGGGAAGCGATCAACGGCGGCCCGAGGGTGTCGGGTTGGCTGGCGCAGCGACCGACGCACCCGGCCGACCACGGCTTCGCGGACGAGACCCCGGAGCCCGGACGTCCAGGCGGTGGCTAG
- a CDS encoding DUF2000 family protein produces the protein MSNEPIRFDTKIAVLLREDLETWQRLNVTAFLVSGLGAEAPEVIGEPYEDADGVPYLPMFRQPVLVFEGTKETLTAAHARVLSRSLPRALFTSDLFSTGNDRDNRAAVRAVTTADLDLVGLAVYGPRNAVDKVLKGARMHP, from the coding sequence ATGAGCAACGAACCGATCCGCTTCGACACGAAGATCGCCGTCCTGCTGCGTGAGGACCTGGAGACCTGGCAGCGCCTGAACGTCACCGCGTTCCTGGTCAGCGGCCTGGGCGCCGAGGCCCCCGAGGTGATCGGCGAACCCTACGAGGACGCAGACGGCGTGCCCTATCTGCCGATGTTCCGGCAGCCCGTGCTGGTCTTCGAGGGCACGAAGGAGACCCTGACGGCCGCCCACGCGCGCGTGCTGTCCCGCTCGCTCCCACGCGCGCTCTTCACGAGCGACCTGTTCTCGACGGGCAACGACCGCGACAACCGCGCGGCGGTACGAGCCGTCACGACGGCCGATCTGGATCTGGTGGGCCTCGCCGTGTACGGGCCGCGCAACGCGGTGGACAAGGTCCTCAAGGGTGCACGGATGCATCCGTGA
- the mshA gene encoding D-inositol-3-phosphate glycosyltransferase: MSQYVSRLQRRSQAAPHRLRLHRRPRRVAMLSVHTSPLHQPGTGDAGGMNVYIVELAQRLAAINIEVEIFTRATTGGLPPTVEMAPGVLVRHVDAGPYEGLNKEDLPAQLCAFTHGVMQAWAGHRPGHYDLVHSHYWLSGHVGWLAAQRWGTPLVHAMHTMAKVKNANLADGDTPEPAARVIGETQIVAAADRLIANTAEEREELARHYGADPAKVAVVHPGVNLDRFRPADGRAAARARLGLPQDALIPLFAGRIQPLKAPDVLLRAIAVLLDQRPDLRSRLLVPVVGGLSGSGLAKPEGLQKLASRLGIADVVRFHPPVGQEQLADWFRAASVLVMPSYSESFGLVAIEAQAAGTPVLAAAVGGLPVAVADEKTGFLVRGHDPAAYARVLRDFADNPALTSRMGEAAARHAQSFGWDTAAAATADVYVAAAQSYRRRVRSQHG; encoded by the coding sequence GTGAGCCAGTACGTCAGCAGGCTCCAGCGTCGCTCCCAGGCCGCACCCCACCGGCTGCGCCTGCACCGTCGCCCCCGCCGCGTCGCCATGCTCTCCGTGCACACCTCACCGCTCCACCAGCCGGGCACCGGCGACGCGGGCGGCATGAACGTCTACATCGTGGAACTCGCCCAGCGCCTCGCCGCGATCAACATCGAGGTCGAGATCTTCACGCGCGCGACGACCGGCGGTCTCCCGCCCACCGTCGAGATGGCCCCCGGCGTGCTGGTCCGCCACGTGGACGCGGGCCCCTACGAGGGCCTCAACAAGGAGGACCTCCCCGCCCAGCTGTGCGCCTTCACCCACGGCGTGATGCAGGCCTGGGCCGGCCACCGCCCCGGCCACTACGACCTGGTCCACTCGCACTACTGGCTCTCCGGCCATGTCGGCTGGCTCGCCGCCCAGCGCTGGGGCACCCCGCTCGTACACGCCATGCACACCATGGCCAAGGTCAAGAACGCCAACCTGGCCGACGGCGACACCCCCGAGCCCGCTGCCCGTGTCATCGGCGAGACCCAGATCGTCGCCGCCGCGGACCGTCTCATCGCGAACACCGCCGAGGAGCGCGAGGAACTCGCCCGGCACTACGGCGCCGACCCCGCCAAGGTCGCCGTCGTCCACCCCGGCGTGAACCTCGACCGCTTCCGCCCCGCCGACGGCCGTGCCGCCGCCCGCGCCCGCCTCGGCCTGCCGCAGGACGCCCTGATCCCCCTCTTCGCGGGCCGCATCCAGCCCCTGAAGGCCCCCGACGTACTGCTCCGCGCGATCGCCGTCCTGCTCGACCAACGCCCCGACCTGCGCTCCCGTCTCCTCGTCCCGGTCGTCGGCGGCCTCAGCGGCAGCGGCCTCGCCAAACCCGAGGGCCTGCAGAAACTGGCCTCCCGCCTCGGCATCGCGGATGTCGTACGGTTCCACCCGCCCGTCGGCCAGGAGCAGCTCGCCGACTGGTTCCGGGCCGCGTCCGTGCTGGTCATGCCCTCCTACAGTGAGTCCTTCGGCCTGGTCGCCATAGAGGCCCAGGCGGCCGGCACACCGGTCCTCGCGGCGGCGGTCGGCGGGCTGCCGGTGGCGGTGGCCGACGAGAAGACGGGTTTCCTCGTACGGGGACACGATCCGGCCGCCTACGCACGTGTGCTGCGCGATTTCGCGGACAACCCGGCACTCACGTCGCGCATGGGTGAGGCGGCCGCCCGGCACGCCCAGTCGTTCGGCTGGGACACCGCGGCCGCGGCGACGGCGGACGTGTATGTGGCCGCGGCCCAGTCGTACCGCCGTCGCGTACGCTCGCAGCATGGCTGA
- a CDS encoding class I SAM-dependent methyltransferase produces the protein MGTVTRGTTNPNRLRRMDRWIAVTHGAELRRAADPVAVDLGYGAAPWTAVELLLRLRTVAPRTRVVGVEIEPARVAAARPYERDGLSFRHGGFEIPVPRRPLLVRAANVLRQYDEAEVAAVWERLCARLAPADPARGSRGGLLVEGTCDEIGRRHVWVALGPEGPRTVTFATRLGSLEQPSDLAERLPKALIHRNVPGEPVHAFLRDFDRAWAAAAPYASYGARQRWIRTVRTLTADWPVVDGPSRWRQGEVTLTWGALAPRGARLS, from the coding sequence GTGGGCACGGTCACGCGCGGGACGACCAACCCCAACCGGCTGCGCCGCATGGACCGCTGGATCGCGGTGACACACGGCGCCGAACTCCGCCGCGCCGCCGATCCCGTCGCCGTCGACCTCGGGTACGGCGCCGCGCCCTGGACCGCCGTCGAGCTGCTGCTCCGGCTCCGGACCGTGGCTCCACGCACGCGTGTGGTCGGCGTCGAGATCGAACCGGCCCGCGTGGCGGCGGCGAGGCCGTACGAACGGGACGGACTCTCCTTCCGGCACGGCGGGTTCGAGATCCCGGTCCCCCGACGGCCCCTGCTGGTCCGGGCGGCCAACGTGCTGCGCCAGTACGACGAGGCCGAGGTGGCCGCCGTATGGGAACGGCTGTGCGCCCGGCTGGCACCGGCCGACCCGGCACGGGGATCCCGCGGCGGGCTGCTCGTCGAGGGGACCTGCGACGAGATCGGACGCCGGCACGTATGGGTCGCGCTCGGTCCGGAGGGGCCGCGGACGGTCACCTTCGCGACCCGGCTGGGGTCACTGGAGCAGCCTTCCGACCTCGCCGAGCGGCTGCCGAAGGCCTTGATCCACCGCAACGTCCCGGGCGAGCCCGTGCACGCCTTCCTGCGCGACTTCGACCGCGCGTGGGCCGCGGCCGCGCCCTACGCGTCGTACGGCGCCCGGCAGCGGTGGATCCGGACGGTACGGACCCTGACGGCCGACTGGCCGGTGGTGGACGGGCCTTCGCGGTGGCGGCAGGGGGAAGTGACCTTGACGTGGGGGGCGTTGGCGCCGCGCGGGGCACGGCTGTCGTGA